One window of Arthrobacter oryzae genomic DNA carries:
- a CDS encoding SDR family oxidoreductase, with product MSIVIAGATGQLGRLVVKELLSRGVPADRIVAAGRSAEQLAELSARGVNTATLDYNDPASVDAALNEDDTLLLISGSDIQNRTTQHQTVIDAAVRAKVGHILYTSVLAADTTPLVLAPDHVKAEEFIRASGLPFTFLRNGWYTENYAAALHSARETGTLLGSAGEGRVASATRADYAAAIAAVLSTAGHEGHVYELSGDHAWTYEELASAFSTVLGRPVSYASVSPAEHALALEAAGLDAATAGFLAALDGNIQQGALALSTGDLARLVGRPTTPLLDGLRPLAG from the coding sequence ATGTCCATTGTCATTGCAGGAGCCACCGGCCAGCTGGGACGCCTCGTCGTCAAGGAACTGCTGAGCCGCGGGGTACCGGCCGACCGGATCGTGGCGGCGGGCAGGTCCGCCGAGCAGCTCGCCGAACTGTCGGCGCGCGGCGTCAATACGGCAACGCTTGATTACAACGACCCGGCCAGCGTAGATGCTGCCCTGAACGAGGACGACACTCTCCTTCTCATATCCGGCAGCGACATCCAGAACCGCACCACCCAGCACCAGACCGTCATCGACGCCGCCGTCCGGGCGAAGGTCGGCCACATCCTCTACACCAGCGTCCTGGCCGCCGACACCACCCCGCTGGTCCTGGCACCCGACCATGTGAAGGCCGAAGAGTTCATCCGCGCCAGCGGACTTCCCTTCACGTTCCTGCGCAACGGCTGGTACACGGAAAACTACGCTGCTGCCCTGCACTCGGCCCGCGAGACCGGAACGCTCCTGGGCAGCGCCGGCGAGGGACGTGTGGCCAGCGCAACCCGCGCTGACTACGCCGCAGCCATCGCCGCCGTCCTGAGCACAGCCGGACATGAAGGCCACGTTTACGAGCTGTCCGGCGATCACGCCTGGACCTACGAGGAGCTGGCGTCGGCCTTCTCCACGGTCCTTGGACGCCCCGTTAGCTATGCCTCGGTGAGTCCGGCTGAGCACGCCCTCGCCTTGGAGGCCGCAGGCCTTGACGCCGCGACAGCAGGATTCCTCGCAGCCTTGGACGGCAACATCCAGCAGGGTGCACTCGCATTGTCCACCGGCGACCTCGCCCGGCTGGTAGGCCGTCCCACCACTCCCCTGCTTGACGGCCTGCGCCCGCTGGCCGGATGA
- a CDS encoding winged helix DNA-binding domain-containing protein codes for MPHRISKGQVIAFRLGAHCLTERLVEDGLLRAAGRCGIQNSPPGSALLALHARVGNLRQGQLASAIAEEKSLLQSWCMRGSPFYFPTSDATVFTTGMLPPTEGAMRHLVSGVEPALDKLGMSFTKAVELTAAEVGDVLSGRRLAINELGAEIATRIARRLPQRQRGIWEDHGPYAPGQPLGEGIVHFCVRILTLQRVVCFAPRAGNKAPLVLVNEWLGHPIPDVAPDLARAELLRRYLRCYGPSTRGGFATWTGIHPGDTGPWWSLVEDEMTQVDFAGRPAWILTEDLDALLSAPMTKGVRLLPPHDPYTQIHDRNTIVDEMYHREVWKAVGGPGTVLTRGELAGTWRARLRGPKLTIAVKTFGALGDQDIKSLKDEAGQVAALRGAPAVEVGFETY; via the coding sequence GTGCCGCACAGGATTTCGAAGGGCCAGGTCATTGCGTTCCGTCTTGGCGCCCACTGCCTCACCGAACGGCTGGTGGAGGACGGGCTGCTCCGCGCTGCCGGGCGGTGCGGAATCCAGAACAGCCCGCCCGGGTCGGCGCTGCTGGCCCTGCACGCCAGGGTGGGGAACCTCAGGCAGGGTCAGCTGGCCTCCGCAATCGCCGAGGAGAAAAGCCTGCTCCAGTCCTGGTGCATGCGCGGCTCGCCGTTCTACTTCCCGACCTCGGATGCGACGGTCTTCACTACCGGAATGCTGCCGCCCACCGAGGGGGCGATGCGCCACCTTGTTTCCGGCGTGGAGCCGGCGTTGGACAAGCTCGGGATGAGCTTCACCAAGGCCGTTGAGCTGACGGCCGCCGAGGTCGGCGACGTACTGTCCGGGCGGAGGCTCGCCATCAACGAGTTGGGCGCAGAGATAGCCACGCGAATTGCCCGCAGGCTGCCGCAGCGGCAACGAGGCATCTGGGAGGACCACGGTCCATACGCCCCCGGGCAGCCGCTTGGCGAGGGCATAGTCCATTTCTGCGTCCGCATCCTCACATTGCAGCGCGTAGTTTGTTTTGCGCCGCGCGCCGGGAACAAGGCACCACTCGTCCTGGTGAATGAATGGCTTGGCCATCCGATCCCGGACGTCGCCCCGGACCTCGCACGGGCCGAGCTGCTTCGCCGCTACTTGCGCTGCTACGGACCGTCAACACGCGGAGGGTTCGCCACGTGGACGGGGATCCATCCGGGTGACACCGGCCCTTGGTGGAGCTTGGTCGAGGACGAGATGACACAGGTCGACTTCGCCGGCCGGCCGGCCTGGATCCTCACCGAGGATCTCGACGCGCTGCTGTCGGCGCCGATGACGAAAGGGGTGCGTCTGCTCCCGCCACATGATCCGTACACCCAGATACACGATCGGAACACGATCGTCGACGAGATGTACCACCGGGAAGTCTGGAAAGCGGTGGGCGGACCAGGAACCGTCCTTACGAGGGGGGAGCTTGCGGGCACCTGGCGTGCGCGCCTGAGGGGGCCGAAGCTGACCATCGCCGTGAAGACGTTCGGCGCTCTGGGAGATCAAGACATCAAGTCGCTCAAGGATGAGGCCGGGCAGGTCGCGGCGCTGCGTGGCGCGCCGGCCGTAGAGGTCGGGTTCGAGACCTACTGA
- a CDS encoding class I SAM-dependent DNA methyltransferase, translated as MPVDDRLARARSAYDVVAESYSRLLPDASIEAPADRGMIEAFASHVNEGDGRFVLDAGCGTGRMIGLLESLGLSTAGIDMSAGMLEVARRNHPGLDFDVAELARLPHADQQLDGIFAWYSIIHLEPWEIPEVFTEFFRVLAPGGYVLVSFQAGEGRRQISRAYGHDVSMDAQLFPTAWISEQLANAGFSTVARMTREPGRLERSPQAVILARRPPLQGQ; from the coding sequence ATGCCTGTTGACGATCGACTTGCCAGGGCCCGGTCCGCCTACGACGTGGTCGCGGAGAGTTATTCGCGGCTGCTCCCTGATGCCAGCATCGAAGCACCGGCTGACCGCGGAATGATCGAAGCGTTCGCCAGCCACGTCAACGAGGGGGACGGCCGGTTTGTGCTGGACGCCGGCTGTGGCACGGGCCGGATGATCGGATTGTTGGAGTCCTTGGGACTTTCGACGGCGGGGATTGACATGTCCGCCGGAATGCTTGAGGTTGCCCGGAGGAACCATCCGGGGTTGGACTTCGATGTGGCAGAGCTCGCGCGCCTCCCCCATGCAGACCAGCAGCTGGACGGGATTTTCGCCTGGTATTCCATCATCCATTTGGAACCCTGGGAGATACCCGAGGTCTTTACGGAATTCTTTCGGGTCCTTGCGCCCGGAGGATATGTGCTCGTCAGCTTCCAGGCGGGTGAGGGCCGCCGGCAAATCTCCCGCGCCTACGGACACGACGTCTCCATGGATGCGCAACTCTTCCCAACTGCGTGGATCTCCGAACAACTGGCCAACGCCGGATTCAGCACCGTGGCCCGGATGACACGCGAACCCGGGCGCCTTGAGCGGTCGCCGCAGGCAGTGATACTCGCGCGGCGTCCGCCGCTGCAGGGTCAGTAG
- a CDS encoding prealbumin-like fold domain-containing protein, which yields MVLLLSGTTAAQANLAGSSFDAGDGNLIVNDEAQDWASIGIVCPPGTVLGCGIDKPTGQTDDSFGNGTKEDDAVPTVIDGSIPNNKSDLLRFYTRLMPENGDDFLYLAWERVQEPNGTTNMDFEFNKSKDLSDNGVTPVRSAGDVLIKYDLSQGGVNPVLGYHLWVTSGDPRVVCQASNTVPCWDKVHTLTGFFEGSINTAPVTDPIAPNAPRTLSTRTFGEAAINLTDAGLIPSGACLPFASAYLKSRSSDSFTSAVKDFIAPISAGESRCGTINVIKQDDDSPASALQGAVFTLYKDNAPVGGTLGTEDTPVVPETTCTTGADGKCSFANIPVGNYWVVETTTPAGHDTADPQQAVVGAGGTVALTFINPRDFKVIVLVCKEADNSLYPSTVTVDGADKTSLAAAPSGLTAAQLCGLGGAAYGDLSYGDHPANVNIPQ from the coding sequence TTGGTTTTACTTCTCTCCGGAACCACAGCGGCCCAGGCCAACCTCGCCGGCAGCAGCTTTGATGCGGGCGACGGAAACCTAATCGTAAATGACGAGGCCCAGGACTGGGCCTCCATTGGCATCGTCTGTCCCCCCGGCACGGTCTTGGGGTGTGGGATTGACAAGCCCACTGGCCAGACTGACGATTCGTTCGGCAACGGCACCAAGGAAGACGATGCTGTACCAACTGTGATTGACGGCTCCATTCCGAACAACAAGAGCGATCTGCTTCGCTTCTACACGCGGCTCATGCCGGAAAACGGCGATGATTTCCTCTACCTGGCCTGGGAACGTGTCCAGGAACCAAACGGCACAACGAATATGGACTTCGAATTCAACAAGTCCAAGGACCTGTCAGACAACGGGGTCACTCCGGTCCGCTCGGCGGGTGACGTCCTCATCAAGTACGACCTCTCTCAAGGCGGCGTAAACCCTGTACTTGGCTACCACCTCTGGGTGACCAGCGGCGATCCGCGGGTCGTGTGCCAGGCCTCGAACACGGTTCCGTGCTGGGACAAGGTCCACACCCTGACCGGGTTCTTCGAAGGCTCCATCAACACTGCCCCTGTCACGGACCCTATTGCCCCGAATGCCCCGCGCACACTGAGTACCCGTACATTCGGTGAGGCCGCGATCAACCTGACCGATGCCGGCCTTATTCCGTCGGGAGCCTGCCTGCCCTTCGCTTCCGCGTACCTGAAGAGCCGCTCGTCTGACTCCTTCACGTCGGCCGTGAAGGACTTCATCGCGCCGATCAGCGCCGGCGAATCGCGGTGCGGAACAATCAACGTGATCAAGCAGGATGACGACAGCCCTGCCTCGGCCCTCCAGGGCGCCGTTTTCACGCTCTACAAGGACAACGCCCCTGTTGGCGGCACACTCGGTACCGAGGACACGCCCGTTGTGCCCGAAACGACGTGCACCACCGGTGCTGACGGCAAGTGCTCCTTCGCCAATATTCCGGTAGGCAACTACTGGGTGGTGGAGACCACCACCCCGGCGGGACATGACACCGCAGATCCGCAGCAGGCTGTTGTGGGGGCCGGAGGCACAGTGGCACTGACCTTCATCAACCCTCGCGATTTCAAGGTCATCGTCCTGGTGTGCAAGGAAGCCGACAACTCGCTCTACCCCAGCACCGTGACTGTGGACGGAGCGGACAAGACGTCCCTCGCTGCCGCACCGTCCGGTCTGACGGCTGCCCAACTGTGCGGCCTGGGCGGCGCCGCCTACGGCGACTTGAGCTACGGCGACCACCCGGCAAACGTCAACATCCCGCAGTAG
- a CDS encoding VOC family protein gives MTTRDTHSIGAPCLVDTFQPDPRAAMDFYGALFGWSFDDPVPMPAGLEGEYFAARLRGRRVAGVGQAPALSGPTWNTYVRVDDIGQALARAEHAGGRLLAGPFAAASGGGLAVVADATGVPFCLWQSGENDGAELADEPNSWAMSSLHTSDVSKAQAFYGAMFGWDLESVPDVAFSLWRQSGRVVAVVTATDGTAVPPHWSVNFAVHDADSTARRAVALGGSILMAPMDTPGFRNAVIGDPQGGFFAVSAAAG, from the coding sequence ATGACAACCCGCGATACCCATTCAATCGGCGCGCCGTGCCTCGTCGACACATTCCAGCCCGATCCCCGCGCCGCTATGGACTTCTACGGAGCCCTCTTCGGCTGGAGCTTCGACGATCCCGTTCCGATGCCGGCCGGGCTCGAGGGCGAGTACTTTGCTGCCCGCCTCAGGGGGCGGCGGGTGGCCGGCGTCGGCCAGGCGCCGGCGCTGTCCGGGCCGACGTGGAACACCTATGTACGCGTCGATGACATCGGGCAGGCCCTTGCTCGTGCTGAGCACGCGGGAGGCAGGCTTCTGGCGGGCCCGTTCGCCGCTGCCTCAGGTGGCGGGCTTGCCGTGGTCGCGGACGCTACCGGAGTACCATTTTGCCTGTGGCAGTCCGGTGAGAACGACGGCGCCGAGCTCGCCGATGAGCCAAACTCGTGGGCGATGAGCTCGCTGCACACGAGCGACGTCAGCAAAGCCCAGGCGTTCTACGGTGCCATGTTCGGCTGGGACCTTGAATCGGTGCCGGACGTGGCCTTCTCGCTGTGGCGGCAGTCGGGCCGCGTCGTGGCTGTCGTAACCGCAACGGACGGCACGGCTGTCCCGCCGCATTGGAGCGTCAATTTCGCCGTGCATGATGCGGACTCCACGGCCCGCCGCGCCGTCGCCCTGGGCGGCAGCATCTTGATGGCTCCGATGGACACGCCCGGATTCCGCAATGCCGTGATCGGCGACCCCCAAGGAGGCTTCTTCGCCGTCAGTGCAGCCGCAGGCTGA
- the hrpB gene encoding ATP-dependent helicase HrpB produces MGVIGAGLAFAASLEELAGALLAGGAGGTAVVQAPPGTGKTTLVPPLLANIASSSGSGGAGTARAGKHSGPRVVVTQPRRVAARSAARRLAALDGSRLGDRVGYTVRGERVSGAGTLIEFVTPGILLQRLLSDPGLETVDALILDEVHERGLETDLLLGLLAEVRELRSDLTLVAMSATLDAPRFAALLGSGQDGNHDGGGPAPVVDCPSALFPLETEWAPAAVARLDTRGVTRAFLDHVADTAAAAQAKALAADPGIDALVFLPGAREVSHVADRLRGRTDAEVLELHGQAGPAEQDRAVSGREPGGRARIIVSTALAESSLTVPGVRLVIDSGLSREPRRDTNRGMSGLVTVSCSRASADQRAGRAARQGPGRVVRCYDQRTFGAAPAHATPEIAVADLTGAALLLACWGSPGGQGLALPDAPPAAAMDDAIEVLRELGAVGPDGLATGLGKTLARIPADPRLARALLDGAATASHRTAAETVAVVAGDQRAPGADLTRLLAALRPGNDPAARRWKDDVRRMEAIVRKEITAVEQTPAVSPVASAEAVGFVVGLAFPDRVARRVPGAGERYLLSSGTRAGLPAGSPLSGQEWLAVADVSRAEGRDAAGTGAVIRSAAPLSAETAEAAARHLLRETVEAGFAQGRVTARRERRLGAILLSSTPVRPSAAEGRAAVARALAKEGLETIGWSTAADALRRRLALLHRELGGPWPDVSEQALLSRLDDWLAPELEALAGGKATAGVDLTEPLRRLLPWPDASRLGELAPETLEVPSGSRVRIDYPDAEHDDGRPVVAVKLQECFGWAETPRLAGGRVPVLFHLLSPARRPLAVTDDLASFWSGPYAQVRAEMRGRYPKHPWPEDPWTAPATARTKSRM; encoded by the coding sequence ATGGGCGTCATCGGCGCGGGCCTGGCATTCGCTGCCTCCCTGGAGGAATTAGCAGGTGCCCTGCTGGCCGGCGGGGCGGGCGGAACCGCTGTGGTCCAGGCGCCGCCCGGTACAGGCAAGACCACCCTCGTTCCACCCTTGCTGGCCAACATCGCGTCCTCCTCCGGATCCGGCGGCGCCGGCACCGCCCGGGCAGGAAAACACAGCGGGCCGCGCGTGGTGGTGACCCAGCCCCGCCGCGTGGCCGCGAGGTCGGCCGCGCGCCGCCTCGCAGCCCTGGACGGCAGTCGGCTCGGGGACCGCGTCGGCTACACGGTCCGTGGCGAGCGCGTCTCCGGCGCGGGCACCTTGATCGAGTTCGTCACCCCAGGAATCCTGCTCCAGCGGCTCCTTTCCGACCCGGGCCTGGAAACCGTGGACGCCCTGATCCTGGACGAGGTCCACGAACGCGGACTCGAGACCGACCTGCTCCTCGGCCTGCTCGCGGAGGTCCGCGAGCTGCGCAGCGACCTCACGCTCGTAGCGATGTCCGCCACACTGGACGCGCCGCGCTTCGCCGCCCTGCTCGGGTCAGGACAGGACGGAAACCACGACGGCGGCGGCCCGGCTCCCGTCGTCGACTGTCCGTCCGCGCTGTTCCCGCTGGAGACGGAGTGGGCGCCGGCGGCTGTGGCGCGGCTGGACACACGGGGCGTGACCCGCGCGTTCCTTGACCACGTGGCGGACACTGCCGCGGCAGCGCAGGCCAAGGCATTAGCAGCCGACCCGGGCATCGACGCCCTGGTCTTCCTTCCCGGGGCGCGGGAGGTCTCGCACGTCGCTGACCGCCTCCGGGGCCGGACTGACGCCGAGGTGCTGGAACTGCACGGCCAGGCCGGACCGGCGGAACAGGACCGCGCGGTCTCCGGCCGGGAACCCGGCGGACGTGCCCGGATCATCGTCTCCACCGCGCTGGCCGAATCCTCCCTGACGGTCCCGGGAGTCCGGCTGGTCATAGACTCCGGCCTGTCCCGTGAGCCGAGGCGCGACACGAACCGCGGCATGTCCGGCCTGGTGACTGTGTCCTGCTCGCGTGCGTCCGCCGACCAGCGCGCCGGCCGTGCCGCCCGCCAGGGGCCGGGACGGGTGGTCCGGTGCTATGACCAGCGGACGTTCGGTGCCGCTCCGGCCCACGCGACCCCGGAAATCGCCGTCGCCGACCTGACCGGCGCGGCGCTGCTGCTGGCCTGCTGGGGATCACCGGGCGGGCAAGGCCTGGCCCTTCCGGACGCCCCGCCCGCGGCCGCTATGGATGACGCCATCGAGGTCCTTCGCGAACTGGGCGCAGTTGGTCCGGACGGCCTTGCCACGGGCCTGGGCAAGACCCTCGCCAGGATTCCCGCAGACCCGCGCCTGGCCCGCGCCCTCCTGGACGGTGCCGCAACCGCCAGCCACCGGACCGCGGCAGAGACCGTCGCCGTCGTAGCCGGTGACCAGCGCGCTCCGGGCGCCGACCTCACCCGGCTGCTGGCTGCGCTGCGTCCGGGCAACGATCCGGCGGCCCGCCGTTGGAAGGACGACGTCCGGCGGATGGAAGCGATCGTCCGCAAGGAGATCACCGCCGTCGAACAAACCCCGGCCGTGTCCCCGGTGGCCTCCGCGGAGGCCGTCGGGTTCGTCGTCGGCCTCGCCTTCCCGGACCGGGTGGCGCGACGCGTCCCCGGGGCGGGGGAGCGCTACCTGCTGTCCTCCGGCACCCGGGCGGGCCTTCCGGCCGGCAGCCCGCTGTCAGGCCAGGAGTGGCTGGCTGTCGCCGACGTCTCACGCGCGGAAGGCCGCGACGCGGCGGGAACCGGCGCCGTCATCCGCTCTGCCGCCCCGCTGTCTGCCGAGACGGCTGAAGCCGCCGCCCGGCACCTGCTCAGGGAAACCGTGGAAGCCGGATTCGCCCAGGGACGCGTCACCGCCCGGCGGGAACGCCGGTTGGGCGCCATCCTGCTTTCCTCGACGCCGGTCCGGCCGTCAGCCGCCGAGGGGCGGGCCGCCGTGGCCCGCGCACTGGCCAAGGAAGGATTGGAGACCATCGGATGGTCGACGGCGGCGGACGCCCTGCGCCGCCGTCTTGCGCTGCTGCACCGGGAACTGGGCGGTCCGTGGCCCGACGTGTCCGAACAGGCGCTGCTGTCCCGGCTGGACGACTGGCTGGCGCCCGAGCTCGAAGCGCTGGCCGGCGGGAAGGCCACGGCCGGCGTCGACCTCACCGAACCGCTGCGCAGGCTGCTGCCGTGGCCCGACGCCTCCCGGCTGGGGGAACTGGCGCCGGAAACGCTGGAGGTGCCGAGCGGTTCGCGCGTCCGGATTGACTACCCTGATGCAGAGCACGACGACGGCCGCCCGGTGGTGGCGGTCAAGCTGCAGGAGTGCTTCGGCTGGGCCGAAACGCCACGGCTGGCGGGCGGACGGGTTCCGGTGCTGTTCCACCTCCTGTCACCGGCACGGCGGCCGCTTGCGGTGACGGATGACCTCGCTTCGTTCTGGTCGGGACCGTACGCGCAGGTGCGGGCCGAGATGCGCGGACGCTACCCGAAGCATCCCTGGCCGGAGGACCCGTGGACGGCGCCGGCCACCGCCCGGACGAAGAGCAGGATGTAG